One region of Cygnus atratus isolate AKBS03 ecotype Queensland, Australia chromosome 25, CAtr_DNAZoo_HiC_assembly, whole genome shotgun sequence genomic DNA includes:
- the BRCA1 gene encoding breast cancer type 1 susceptibility protein isoform X7, which yields MDLAVVAVGEVQNVLSAMQKNLECPICLDVVKEPVSTKCDHIFCRFCMYKLLSKKKKGVVQCPLCKTEVTKRGLTENSRFKQLIEGLLEAIHAFELDTGVKFLNSHHLPKSSTEATTAKLPCNESSVIQSKGFRNRKSAKENEQENCTLGANVDAQRTDTSVKRCSLRNRKQKCDFEKGVFIELGTDSSEELCKQAGNTGVGNKVVQISSQEKLEEPKSPEKGNEYSCNTRPTEPRAKEIILPNVIGESDFSKEALSKKSTQNVAEHANPDQVNEVECQSSPLNILATDLLTERCDRIDNASPLKNGDKSFSKNAEEMDAQQTQCSYKSQEFDLEDSSENRLDKSKEIDAVVQSVEDVEMCESENDSEKESPLEKLLQPETPHCPTLHQVSRKRLKRSIQKVNEWFSKSNEILSSNSSHDDPAEASDVSGEGDALSDKDSCISEKTSPVVGFMETTVSEGNRRWSKQKKDSIKDKIFGKTYERERKSNPPIIMKEILPTAKKEDVPAVQECLNNSRKDSLKRKRKAARHLQPEDFIKKKDLEEAGGCPQSVNSCLGDAEKKKCNESSAVKENPPPEKRKGSMLAEFEEGGSMSKNATEKVTCEHSDGELEPNNSDQKSTKNTSSAAKRCRRSTRTMRALQLVVDKNSGSPDPAETLIESYPSSEEPRNVDSEQRQVRRSRRLQLLSEEMTKETAKRVVIKEASKCDSDQEGSVFGVEKTALVHDSECKDLCEQQGILSCKPLTNLESADLEANAVQISPKNSSETAETGKRLFNPAPLHQHSNLNSSSPKAGSQEGEVLGNPFRLQSPSKTVVQTASHLPEGKRAESCTTLPQDKERCAQNVPEGLRTEKSPMAKNVSELTKESEDSELDTQYLRNIFRNSKRLSFSLYPTPRKACEVDGVASEKLKISRAAQVEKRHDKYLNTENLHKEKTAENLSDVCEREKMKSYESACASPVSCTVSNAECARSGDCQDVSQVANRGNLMTPVRMGAARSEGKNRPQNRPQKGERGSEKTASTDVGAESALRQNPDKSSRSQSDQSNTEEHIFQRTDLNTVSETCFSSESDQAEKAKFVDSEGPVLCFQPGSMACPTACQQRSAEFNCKDTEKRGSKRRRVKGNEEESTQTASIGVPECLVAETLEEPFKGSGDCTDMSETPDGLMCSDDDSEENVSFCEARRKDSSAVFVKSDLVKERNNGGGSSKPRPKGIQRPRRRAQKLQSSSEESSEDEDLPCFQALIFGKSVSTPLQTNKQTTSAVGSSGNPSALPRGGSREDNNVQKTPDAAQSNGCASPSQESECSVNLFSSQSNVSEESVDGAQELKKPLLQGHASKQPSNVSESKETLQSCTGGLKRRKTNSKDECQEDPNQGTNLGEASGYDSETSHVGDSCGPFSQGEILSTQQKNAMQNNLKKLQQEMAALEAVLQQHGSQDSELLPSFAVEQMRQRGAESTSEGNFANHKCSTSTGFSADDVHVIPSDSSNSEVKELGIERSPEPPYASLKSFWSKRPDLEEDLQHDGVMENKAPQETKPVQEAVQEYSQSEEENEDEKSGTKLNKASVLNDLCGNVTRSPNASSSFVKPPHLKTAEATNSSTVAQNDNKSRSQGCKLKRSVCFPTSVLHNAAGKENATSPVVTNRKKMSIVASGLNQTEHMVVQKFARKTQSTFSNHITDGTTHVIMKTDKELVCERTLKYFLGIAGRKWVVSYQWVIQSFKEGMILEEENFEVRGDVINGRNHQGPKRARQSLTEKIFKDFEICCYGPFTDMTTGHLEWMVELCGASVVKQLHLFTHKTNSTAVVVVQPDAWMEGTSYKAVQQKNNVAVVTREWVLDSVACYECQELDAYLVS from the exons ATGGACCTGGCCGTGGTTGCCGTTGGAGAGGTGCAGAACGTGCTCTCGGCTATGCAGAAGAACTTGGAGTGCCCCATTTG cttggaTGTAGTGAAAGAGCCAGTTTCAACAAAATGTGATCACATATTCTGCAG gttTTGTATGTATAAACTcctcagcaaaaagaaaaaaggtgtggTACAGTGTCCTCTGTGTAAGACTGAAGTTACGAAGAG AGGTCTTACAGAAAATTCCAGATTTAAGCAGCTGATCGAAGGACTGTTGGAAGCTATCCACGCATTTGAGCTTGACACTGGAGTAAAAT TTTTAAACAGCCATCACCTTCCTAAATCATCCACAGAAGCCACTACTGCAAAGCTTCCATGTAATGAAAGTTCTGTCATCCAGAGTAAGGgtttcagaaacaggaaaagtgctaaagaaaatgaacaagaaaactGCACcttg GGAGCTAATGTGGATGCACAGCGTACAGACACCAGTGTGAAAAGGTGTTCCCTAAGAAACCgaaaacagaaatgtgactTTGAAAAAGGAGTATTTATAGAGCTTG GCACTGATTCATCTGAAGAGCTTTGCAAACAGGCAGGCAATACTGG GGTAGGAAACAAAGTGGTTCAGATTTCATCTCAAGAAAAGCTAGAAGAACCTAAGAGCCCTGAGAAGGGGAATGAATATTCTTGCAATACACGACCTACGGAGCCGAGAGCTAAAGAAATAATTCTACCAAATGTCATAG GTGAAAGTGACTTCTCAAAGGAAGCCTTGAGCAAGAAAAGCACGCAAAACGTCGCTGAACATGCCAATCCTGACCAAGTGAATGAGGTGGAATGCCAGAGTTCTCCTTTAAACATTCTTGCCACAGACCTGCTCACAGAGAGGTGTGACAGAATAGATAATGCCAGTCCCTTAAAGAACGGGGACAAGTCTTTTTCTaagaatgcagaagaaatggatGCACAGCAAACTCAGTGCAGTTATAAAAGTCAAGAGTTTGACTTAGAAGACAGCTCTGAGAACAGACTGgataaaagcaaggaaatagaTGCTGTTGTGCAAAGTGTGGAAGATGTGGAAATGTGTGAATCTGAGAATGATTCTGAAAAAGAATCTCCCCTAGAGAAGCTCCTTCAGCCAGAGACACCACACTGTCCTACACTGCATCAGGTTTCTAGGAAGAGATTGAAACGAAGCATTCAGAAAGTCAATGAATGGTTTTCAAAAAGCAATGAGATTCTATCTTCCAATTCATCCCATGATGATCCTGCTGAGGCAAGTGATGTTTCAGGTGAAGGAGATGCTTTATCAGATAAAGATTCATGTATTTCAGAGAAGACTAGCCCTGTGGTAGGTTTCATGGAAACTACAGTGtctgaaggaaacaggagatggtccaaacaaaaaaaagacagcatcaaagacaaaatatttggtAAAACatatgagagagagaggaagtCGAATCCCCCTATTATCATGAAAGAGATCTTACCTACTGCAAAAAAGGAGGATGTGCCTGCTGTTCAAGAGTGCTTGAATAATTCCAGAAAAGACAGCCTAAAACGAAAAAGGAAGGCTGCCCGTCACCTACAGCCTGAGGACTTCATCAAGAAAAAAGATCTAGAGGAGGCAGGTGGATGCCCTCAAAGTGTTAACTCGTGCCTTGGagatgctgaaaagaaaaaatgcaatgaaagtTCTGCTGTTAAGGAGAATCCCCCGcctgagaaaagaaagggtaGTATGCTAGCAGAATTTGAGGAAGGAGGATCCATGTCGAAAAATGCTACTGAAAAGGTGACGTGCGAGCACTCCGATGGAGAGCTAGAACCGAATAACTCTGATCAGAAGAGCACTAAAAATACAAGTTCTGCAGCAAAAAGATGCAGGCGTTCAACTAGAACTATGCGCGCTTTACAGTTAGTAGTGGATAAAAACTCTGGTTCTCCTGATCCAGCTGAGACACTGATTGAGAGCTACCCAAGCAGTGAAGAACCAAGGAATGTTGATTCTGAGCAACGGCAAGTCAGGCGCAGTAGGAGGCTCCAGttactttctgaagaaatgacaaaagagacagcaaaaagGGTAGTAATTAAGGAAGCAAGCAAATGTGACAGTGACCAGGAAGGGTCTGTCTTTGGAGTTGAAAAGACTGCGTTAGTTCACGATTCTGAATGCAAAGACCTGTGTGAGCAGCAGGGTATATTGAGTTGCAAGCCACTCACCAATCTGGAGAGTGCTGATTTGGAAGCAAATGCAGTACAGATTAGTCCAAAAAATTCATCCGAGActgcagaaactggaaaaaggcTGTTCAATCCTGCACCTTTACACCAGCATTCAAATTTGAATTCCTCTTCACCCAAAGCAGGTTCGCAAGAAGGTGAGGTGCTAGGTAACCCCTTCCGCCTACAGTCTCCTTCAAAGACTGTTGTGCAAACTGCTTCCCACCTGCCTGAAGGGAAGAGGGCTGAATCGTGTACTACTTTACCCCAGGACAAAGAGCGCTGTGCACAAAATGTTCCAGAGGGCCTCAGAACTGAAAAGTCACCGATGgctaaaaatgtttcagaactgACCAAGGAATCTGAAGACAGTGAGCTAGACACGCAATATCTGCGAAATATATTTAGGAATTCAAAGCGTCTATCGTTTAGCCTTTATCCTACTCCCAGGAAAGCATGTGAAGTAGATGGCGTTGCATCTGAGAAGCTAAAAATTTCACGTGCTGCTCAGGTAGAAAAAAGgcatgataaatatttaaatacagaaaacttgCACAAAGAGAAAACTGCCGAGAACTTGAGTGATGTTTGTGAGAGAGAGAAGATGAAGAGCTATGAATCTGCTTGTGCTAGTCCGGTGTCGTGCACTGTCAGCAATGCTGAATGTGCGCGCTCTGGGGACTGTCAAGATGTTTCACAGGTTGCTAATCGAGGGAATTTGATGACACCGGTAAGAATGGGTGCTGCGAGGAGTGAAGGCAAAAACAGACCACAAAACAGACCACAAAAGGGAGAGCGGGGAAGTGAAAAGACAGCGTCAACTGATGTAGGGGCAGAAAGTGCGTTGAGACAGAATCCAGACAAAAGCAGTAGAAGTCAAAGTGATCAGAGTAATACAGAAGAGCACATTTTCCAGAGGACAGATCTTAACACAGTCAGTGAAACGTGCTTCAGTTCAGAAAGCGATCAAGCAGAAAAGGCCAAATTTGTTGACAGCGAAGGACCAGTGCTATGTTTTCAGCCCGGATCAATGGCTTGTCCTACAGCTTGTCAGCAAAGGTCTGCAGAGTTCAACTgcaaagacactgaaaaaagaGGTAGCAAAAGAAGACGAGTAAAGGGCAATGAAGAGGAATCAACCCAAACTGCCAGCATAGGGGTGCCGGAGTGTTTAGTTGCAGAGACTCTAGAAGAACCTTTCAAAGGCAGCGGTGATTGTACAGATATGTCTGAAACCCCCGATGGCTTAATGTGCTCCGATGATGATAGTGAAGAGAACGTCAGCTTTTGTGAAGCTCGTAGGAAAGACAGTTCTGCCGTGTTTGTAAAAAGTGACTTGGTGAAAGAACGAAACAACGGAGGTGGTAGTTCCAAGCCACGACCTAAAGGGATTCAGAGGCCTCGGAGAAGGGCACAGAAACTGCAGTCTTCATCTGAAGAATCTAGTGAGGATGAAGACTTGCCATGTTTTCAGGCATTAATATTTGGCAAGTCAGTAAGCACACCTTTGCAGACCAATAAGCAGACGACGTCTGCGGTGGGGTCTTCAGGAAATCCCAGCGCGTTGCCTCGGGGTGGAAGTCGTGAGGACAACAACGTGCAGAAAACACCTGACGCTGCCCAAAGCAATGGCTGTGCTTCACCAAGCCAGGAGTCAGAATGCTCTGTgaacttgttttcttcccagtccAACGTGTCTGAAGAGTCAGTTGATGGAGCGCAGGAGCTGAAGAAACCTTTATTACAAGGTCACGCGTCCAAACAACCGAGCAATGTGAGCGAGAGCAAAGAAACCCTTCAAAGTTGCACTGGAGggctgaagagaagaaaaacaaactccaaAGATGAATGCCAAGAAGACCCAAACCAGGGGACAAACCTAG GTGAAGCATCTGGATATGACAGTGAAACAAGTCATGTAGGGGATTCATGTGGACCATTCTCTCAGGGTGAAATCCTTTCTACACAG CAGAAGAATGCTATGCAGAACAACCTAAAAAAGCTACAACAAGAAATGGCTGCGCTTGAAGCAGTGCTACAGCAACATGGAAGTCAGGACTCCGAGCTCTTACCCTCGTTTGCAGTGGAACAAATGAGGCAAAGAG GAGCAGAGTCAACCTCGGAAGGAAATTTTGCAAATCACAAATGCAGCACTTCAACGGGATTTTCAGCTGATGATGTCCACGTTATACCAAGTGATTCTTCTAACAGTGAAGTAAAAGAGTTAGGAATTGAACg GTCTCCTGAACCGCCGTATGCCTCTCTGAAATCCTTTTGGTCAAAGAGACCAGATTTGGAGGAAGACCTTCAGCATGATGGTGTCATGGAGAACAAAGCTCCTCAAGAGACAAAGCCTGTGCAGGAAGCAGTGCAAGAATATAGTCAGAGTGAAGAAG aaaatgaagatgagaaGTCTGGGACTAAATTAAACAAGGCATCTGTCTTAAATGATCTCTGTGGAAATGTGACCAGGAGTCCAAATGCCTCTTCCTCCTTTGTAAAGCCTCCTCACCTTAAAACTGCAGAAGCAACAAATAGTTCTACTGTAGCTCAGAATGATAATAAAAGCCGTTCCCAAGGATGTAAACTGAAGAGAAGCGTGTGTTTTCCTACATCTGTCCTGCACAAtgcagctgggaaagaaaatgctacAAGTCCAGTTGTgactaacaggaaaaaaatgtcaattgTGGCATCGGGTCTGAATCAAACTGAACAT ATGGTGGTCCAGAAGTTTGCCAGAAAAACTCAAAGCACTTTCTCTAATCACATTACTGATGGAACAACACACGTCATAATGAAAACAG ATAAGGAGCTGGTGTGTGAACGGACGTTGAAGTACTTTCTGGGtattgcaggaagaaaatgggTAGTTAGTTATCAGT GGGTAATTCAGTCTTTTAAAGAAGGAATGATACTGGAAgag gagAACTTTGAAGTTAGAGGAGATGTAATCAATGGGAGAAACCACCAAGGTCCTAAGAGAGCAAGACAGTCTCTGACTGAAAAG ATCTTTAAAGACTTTGAGATCTGCTGCTATGGTCCTTTCACTGATATGACTACAG GGCATCTTGAATGGATGGTGGAGCTTTGTGGTGCCTCTGTAGTGAAGCAACTTCATCTGTTCACCCACAAAACG AATTCTACTGCTGTTGTGGTTGTGCAGCCAGATGCTTGGATGGAAGGCACAAGCTATAAAG CAGTCCAGCAAAAGAACAATGTTGCCGTGGTGACTCGAGAGTGGGTGCTAGACAGCGTTGCTTGCTACGAGTGCCAGGAGCTTGATGCTTACCTTGTGTCCTAA
- the BRCA1 gene encoding breast cancer type 1 susceptibility protein isoform X8, producing MYKLLSKKKKGVVQCPLCKTEVTKRGLTENSRFKQLIEGLLEAIHAFELDTGVKFLNSHHLPKSSTEATTAKLPCNESSVIQSKGFRNRKSAKENEQENCTLQGANVDAQRTDTSVKRCSLRNRKQKCDFEKGVFIELGTDSSEELCKQAGNTGVGNKVVQISSQEKLEEPKSPEKGNEYSCNTRPTEPRAKEIILPNVIGESDFSKEALSKKSTQNVAEHANPDQVNEVECQSSPLNILATDLLTERCDRIDNASPLKNGDKSFSKNAEEMDAQQTQCSYKSQEFDLEDSSENRLDKSKEIDAVVQSVEDVEMCESENDSEKESPLEKLLQPETPHCPTLHQVSRKRLKRSIQKVNEWFSKSNEILSSNSSHDDPAEASDVSGEGDALSDKDSCISEKTSPVVGFMETTVSEGNRRWSKQKKDSIKDKIFGKTYERERKSNPPIIMKEILPTAKKEDVPAVQECLNNSRKDSLKRKRKAARHLQPEDFIKKKDLEEAGGCPQSVNSCLGDAEKKKCNESSAVKENPPPEKRKGSMLAEFEEGGSMSKNATEKVTCEHSDGELEPNNSDQKSTKNTSSAAKRCRRSTRTMRALQLVVDKNSGSPDPAETLIESYPSSEEPRNVDSEQRQVRRSRRLQLLSEEMTKETAKRVVIKEASKCDSDQEGSVFGVEKTALVHDSECKDLCEQQGILSCKPLTNLESADLEANAVQISPKNSSETAETGKRLFNPAPLHQHSNLNSSSPKAGSQEGEVLGNPFRLQSPSKTVVQTASHLPEGKRAESCTTLPQDKERCAQNVPEGLRTEKSPMAKNVSELTKESEDSELDTQYLRNIFRNSKRLSFSLYPTPRKACEVDGVASEKLKISRAAQVEKRHDKYLNTENLHKEKTAENLSDVCEREKMKSYESACASPVSCTVSNAECARSGDCQDVSQVANRGNLMTPVRMGAARSEGKNRPQNRPQKGERGSEKTASTDVGAESALRQNPDKSSRSQSDQSNTEEHIFQRTDLNTVSETCFSSESDQAEKAKFVDSEGPVLCFQPGSMACPTACQQRSAEFNCKDTEKRGSKRRRVKGNEEESTQTASIGVPECLVAETLEEPFKGSGDCTDMSETPDGLMCSDDDSEENVSFCEARRKDSSAVFVKSDLVKERNNGGGSSKPRPKGIQRPRRRAQKLQSSSEESSEDEDLPCFQALIFGKSVSTPLQTNKQTTSAVGSSGNPSALPRGGSREDNNVQKTPDAAQSNGCASPSQESECSVNLFSSQSNVSEESVDGAQELKKPLLQGHASKQPSNVSESKETLQSCTGGLKRRKTNSKDECQEDPNQGTNLGEASGYDSETSHVGDSCGPFSQGEILSTQQKNAMQNNLKKLQQEMAALEAVLQQHGSQDSELLPSFAVEQMRQRGAESTSEGNFANHKCSTSTGFSADDVHVIPSDSSNSEVKELGIERSPEPPYASLKSFWSKRPDLEEDLQHDGVMENKAPQETKPVQEAVQEYSQSEEENEDEKSGTKLNKASVLNDLCGNVTRSPNASSSFVKPPHLKTAEATNSSTVAQNDNKSRSQGCKLKRSVCFPTSVLHNAAGKENATSPVVTNRKKMSIVASGLNQTEHMVVQKFARKTQSTFSNHITDGTTHVIMKTDKELVCERTLKYFLGIAGRKWVVSYQWVIQSFKEGMILEEENFEVRGDVINGRNHQGPKRARQSLTEKIFKDFEICCYGPFTDMTTGHLEWMVELCGASVVKQLHLFTHKTNSTAVVVVQPDAWMEGTSYKAVQQKNNVAVVTREWVLDSVACYECQELDAYLVS from the exons ATGTATAAACTcctcagcaaaaagaaaaaaggtgtggTACAGTGTCCTCTGTGTAAGACTGAAGTTACGAAGAG AGGTCTTACAGAAAATTCCAGATTTAAGCAGCTGATCGAAGGACTGTTGGAAGCTATCCACGCATTTGAGCTTGACACTGGAGTAAAAT TTTTAAACAGCCATCACCTTCCTAAATCATCCACAGAAGCCACTACTGCAAAGCTTCCATGTAATGAAAGTTCTGTCATCCAGAGTAAGGgtttcagaaacaggaaaagtgctaaagaaaatgaacaagaaaactGCACcttg CAGGGAGCTAATGTGGATGCACAGCGTACAGACACCAGTGTGAAAAGGTGTTCCCTAAGAAACCgaaaacagaaatgtgactTTGAAAAAGGAGTATTTATAGAGCTTG GCACTGATTCATCTGAAGAGCTTTGCAAACAGGCAGGCAATACTGG GGTAGGAAACAAAGTGGTTCAGATTTCATCTCAAGAAAAGCTAGAAGAACCTAAGAGCCCTGAGAAGGGGAATGAATATTCTTGCAATACACGACCTACGGAGCCGAGAGCTAAAGAAATAATTCTACCAAATGTCATAG GTGAAAGTGACTTCTCAAAGGAAGCCTTGAGCAAGAAAAGCACGCAAAACGTCGCTGAACATGCCAATCCTGACCAAGTGAATGAGGTGGAATGCCAGAGTTCTCCTTTAAACATTCTTGCCACAGACCTGCTCACAGAGAGGTGTGACAGAATAGATAATGCCAGTCCCTTAAAGAACGGGGACAAGTCTTTTTCTaagaatgcagaagaaatggatGCACAGCAAACTCAGTGCAGTTATAAAAGTCAAGAGTTTGACTTAGAAGACAGCTCTGAGAACAGACTGgataaaagcaaggaaatagaTGCTGTTGTGCAAAGTGTGGAAGATGTGGAAATGTGTGAATCTGAGAATGATTCTGAAAAAGAATCTCCCCTAGAGAAGCTCCTTCAGCCAGAGACACCACACTGTCCTACACTGCATCAGGTTTCTAGGAAGAGATTGAAACGAAGCATTCAGAAAGTCAATGAATGGTTTTCAAAAAGCAATGAGATTCTATCTTCCAATTCATCCCATGATGATCCTGCTGAGGCAAGTGATGTTTCAGGTGAAGGAGATGCTTTATCAGATAAAGATTCATGTATTTCAGAGAAGACTAGCCCTGTGGTAGGTTTCATGGAAACTACAGTGtctgaaggaaacaggagatggtccaaacaaaaaaaagacagcatcaaagacaaaatatttggtAAAACatatgagagagagaggaagtCGAATCCCCCTATTATCATGAAAGAGATCTTACCTACTGCAAAAAAGGAGGATGTGCCTGCTGTTCAAGAGTGCTTGAATAATTCCAGAAAAGACAGCCTAAAACGAAAAAGGAAGGCTGCCCGTCACCTACAGCCTGAGGACTTCATCAAGAAAAAAGATCTAGAGGAGGCAGGTGGATGCCCTCAAAGTGTTAACTCGTGCCTTGGagatgctgaaaagaaaaaatgcaatgaaagtTCTGCTGTTAAGGAGAATCCCCCGcctgagaaaagaaagggtaGTATGCTAGCAGAATTTGAGGAAGGAGGATCCATGTCGAAAAATGCTACTGAAAAGGTGACGTGCGAGCACTCCGATGGAGAGCTAGAACCGAATAACTCTGATCAGAAGAGCACTAAAAATACAAGTTCTGCAGCAAAAAGATGCAGGCGTTCAACTAGAACTATGCGCGCTTTACAGTTAGTAGTGGATAAAAACTCTGGTTCTCCTGATCCAGCTGAGACACTGATTGAGAGCTACCCAAGCAGTGAAGAACCAAGGAATGTTGATTCTGAGCAACGGCAAGTCAGGCGCAGTAGGAGGCTCCAGttactttctgaagaaatgacaaaagagacagcaaaaagGGTAGTAATTAAGGAAGCAAGCAAATGTGACAGTGACCAGGAAGGGTCTGTCTTTGGAGTTGAAAAGACTGCGTTAGTTCACGATTCTGAATGCAAAGACCTGTGTGAGCAGCAGGGTATATTGAGTTGCAAGCCACTCACCAATCTGGAGAGTGCTGATTTGGAAGCAAATGCAGTACAGATTAGTCCAAAAAATTCATCCGAGActgcagaaactggaaaaaggcTGTTCAATCCTGCACCTTTACACCAGCATTCAAATTTGAATTCCTCTTCACCCAAAGCAGGTTCGCAAGAAGGTGAGGTGCTAGGTAACCCCTTCCGCCTACAGTCTCCTTCAAAGACTGTTGTGCAAACTGCTTCCCACCTGCCTGAAGGGAAGAGGGCTGAATCGTGTACTACTTTACCCCAGGACAAAGAGCGCTGTGCACAAAATGTTCCAGAGGGCCTCAGAACTGAAAAGTCACCGATGgctaaaaatgtttcagaactgACCAAGGAATCTGAAGACAGTGAGCTAGACACGCAATATCTGCGAAATATATTTAGGAATTCAAAGCGTCTATCGTTTAGCCTTTATCCTACTCCCAGGAAAGCATGTGAAGTAGATGGCGTTGCATCTGAGAAGCTAAAAATTTCACGTGCTGCTCAGGTAGAAAAAAGgcatgataaatatttaaatacagaaaacttgCACAAAGAGAAAACTGCCGAGAACTTGAGTGATGTTTGTGAGAGAGAGAAGATGAAGAGCTATGAATCTGCTTGTGCTAGTCCGGTGTCGTGCACTGTCAGCAATGCTGAATGTGCGCGCTCTGGGGACTGTCAAGATGTTTCACAGGTTGCTAATCGAGGGAATTTGATGACACCGGTAAGAATGGGTGCTGCGAGGAGTGAAGGCAAAAACAGACCACAAAACAGACCACAAAAGGGAGAGCGGGGAAGTGAAAAGACAGCGTCAACTGATGTAGGGGCAGAAAGTGCGTTGAGACAGAATCCAGACAAAAGCAGTAGAAGTCAAAGTGATCAGAGTAATACAGAAGAGCACATTTTCCAGAGGACAGATCTTAACACAGTCAGTGAAACGTGCTTCAGTTCAGAAAGCGATCAAGCAGAAAAGGCCAAATTTGTTGACAGCGAAGGACCAGTGCTATGTTTTCAGCCCGGATCAATGGCTTGTCCTACAGCTTGTCAGCAAAGGTCTGCAGAGTTCAACTgcaaagacactgaaaaaagaGGTAGCAAAAGAAGACGAGTAAAGGGCAATGAAGAGGAATCAACCCAAACTGCCAGCATAGGGGTGCCGGAGTGTTTAGTTGCAGAGACTCTAGAAGAACCTTTCAAAGGCAGCGGTGATTGTACAGATATGTCTGAAACCCCCGATGGCTTAATGTGCTCCGATGATGATAGTGAAGAGAACGTCAGCTTTTGTGAAGCTCGTAGGAAAGACAGTTCTGCCGTGTTTGTAAAAAGTGACTTGGTGAAAGAACGAAACAACGGAGGTGGTAGTTCCAAGCCACGACCTAAAGGGATTCAGAGGCCTCGGAGAAGGGCACAGAAACTGCAGTCTTCATCTGAAGAATCTAGTGAGGATGAAGACTTGCCATGTTTTCAGGCATTAATATTTGGCAAGTCAGTAAGCACACCTTTGCAGACCAATAAGCAGACGACGTCTGCGGTGGGGTCTTCAGGAAATCCCAGCGCGTTGCCTCGGGGTGGAAGTCGTGAGGACAACAACGTGCAGAAAACACCTGACGCTGCCCAAAGCAATGGCTGTGCTTCACCAAGCCAGGAGTCAGAATGCTCTGTgaacttgttttcttcccagtccAACGTGTCTGAAGAGTCAGTTGATGGAGCGCAGGAGCTGAAGAAACCTTTATTACAAGGTCACGCGTCCAAACAACCGAGCAATGTGAGCGAGAGCAAAGAAACCCTTCAAAGTTGCACTGGAGggctgaagagaagaaaaacaaactccaaAGATGAATGCCAAGAAGACCCAAACCAGGGGACAAACCTAG GTGAAGCATCTGGATATGACAGTGAAACAAGTCATGTAGGGGATTCATGTGGACCATTCTCTCAGGGTGAAATCCTTTCTACACAG CAGAAGAATGCTATGCAGAACAACCTAAAAAAGCTACAACAAGAAATGGCTGCGCTTGAAGCAGTGCTACAGCAACATGGAAGTCAGGACTCCGAGCTCTTACCCTCGTTTGCAGTGGAACAAATGAGGCAAAGAG GAGCAGAGTCAACCTCGGAAGGAAATTTTGCAAATCACAAATGCAGCACTTCAACGGGATTTTCAGCTGATGATGTCCACGTTATACCAAGTGATTCTTCTAACAGTGAAGTAAAAGAGTTAGGAATTGAACg GTCTCCTGAACCGCCGTATGCCTCTCTGAAATCCTTTTGGTCAAAGAGACCAGATTTGGAGGAAGACCTTCAGCATGATGGTGTCATGGAGAACAAAGCTCCTCAAGAGACAAAGCCTGTGCAGGAAGCAGTGCAAGAATATAGTCAGAGTGAAGAAG aaaatgaagatgagaaGTCTGGGACTAAATTAAACAAGGCATCTGTCTTAAATGATCTCTGTGGAAATGTGACCAGGAGTCCAAATGCCTCTTCCTCCTTTGTAAAGCCTCCTCACCTTAAAACTGCAGAAGCAACAAATAGTTCTACTGTAGCTCAGAATGATAATAAAAGCCGTTCCCAAGGATGTAAACTGAAGAGAAGCGTGTGTTTTCCTACATCTGTCCTGCACAAtgcagctgggaaagaaaatgctacAAGTCCAGTTGTgactaacaggaaaaaaatgtcaattgTGGCATCGGGTCTGAATCAAACTGAACAT ATGGTGGTCCAGAAGTTTGCCAGAAAAACTCAAAGCACTTTCTCTAATCACATTACTGATGGAACAACACACGTCATAATGAAAACAG ATAAGGAGCTGGTGTGTGAACGGACGTTGAAGTACTTTCTGGGtattgcaggaagaaaatgggTAGTTAGTTATCAGT GGGTAATTCAGTCTTTTAAAGAAGGAATGATACTGGAAgag gagAACTTTGAAGTTAGAGGAGATGTAATCAATGGGAGAAACCACCAAGGTCCTAAGAGAGCAAGACAGTCTCTGACTGAAAAG ATCTTTAAAGACTTTGAGATCTGCTGCTATGGTCCTTTCACTGATATGACTACAG GGCATCTTGAATGGATGGTGGAGCTTTGTGGTGCCTCTGTAGTGAAGCAACTTCATCTGTTCACCCACAAAACG AATTCTACTGCTGTTGTGGTTGTGCAGCCAGATGCTTGGATGGAAGGCACAAGCTATAAAG CAGTCCAGCAAAAGAACAATGTTGCCGTGGTGACTCGAGAGTGGGTGCTAGACAGCGTTGCTTGCTACGAGTGCCAGGAGCTTGATGCTTACCTTGTGTCCTAA